The following proteins are co-located in the Candidatus Paracaedibacter acanthamoebae genome:
- a CDS encoding transposase, whose product MNKKIKRRTDCVGIIPNDDVAIRLIGAVLIHWDEDWMDSRPYSGQESINLLHGEAN is encoded by the coding sequence TTGAATAAAAAGATTAAACGGCGCACCGATTGTGTAGGTATCATTCCCAATGATGATGTTGCTATTCGGCTGATTGGTGCGGTTCTTATCCATTGGGATGAAGACTGGATGGATTCCAGGCCTTATTCCGGTCAAGAATCTATCAACCTCCTGCATGGGGAGGCTAATTAA
- a CDS encoding histidine phosphotransferase family protein, translated as MYLMCSKFCHDLAAPIGAISIGLEMLDENPAPDSPQSLLMHSVQSAMNKLELIRCLSGYATHPSRPTLAETRTVLDKCIDPDKIKINWQAEASESIHGTPARLYVALIMLAADALPRGGEITLNKDYTLTVTGTLVKYPQPVLDAIKGQIDLQNIDSRSVIGFFIKTLADQLDTTVLLNFEKPNLVKINFA; from the coding sequence ATGTATTTAATGTGCTCAAAATTCTGTCATGATCTGGCAGCCCCGATCGGCGCTATTTCCATTGGTCTGGAAATGTTGGATGAAAATCCCGCCCCAGACAGTCCTCAGTCTCTTTTGATGCATAGTGTCCAATCAGCTATGAACAAGCTTGAATTGATTCGCTGTCTTAGTGGTTATGCGACCCATCCAAGTCGTCCAACCTTAGCAGAAACCCGCACTGTTTTAGACAAATGTATCGATCCTGATAAAATAAAAATTAATTGGCAGGCTGAAGCCTCCGAATCTATTCATGGCACGCCCGCTCGTCTATATGTGGCTTTAATAATGCTGGCAGCAGATGCTCTGCCGAGAGGGGGCGAGATTACCTTAAACAAAGACTATACATTAACGGTTACGGGCACCTTGGTTAAATATCCACAACCTGTCCTAGATGCTATTAAGGGACAGATTGATTTACAAAATATTGACTCCCGGTCTGTTATTGGTTTCTTCATAAAAACCCTAGCCGATCAGTTAGACACAACTGTACTGCTAAATTTTGAAAAACCAAATCTAGTCAAAATAAATTTCGCTTAA
- the rnhA gene encoding ribonuclease HI: MKSALLTKSTDALDLLSKLAADSLPIVNIYTDGACSGNPGPGGWGAVIEYQAAETEVSGGETATTNNRMEMSAAIFALQALPLRCKATVYTDSMYLRDGVSRWMINWKKNGWKTADKKSVKNQDLWLKLDELLTCHDISWEWVKGHAGHPQNEHADALARNAIIAAQMGITQ, translated from the coding sequence ATGAAATCCGCCTTGTTGACCAAATCCACTGATGCTCTTGATCTTTTATCAAAATTAGCTGCTGACAGCCTGCCTATTGTTAATATTTATACGGATGGTGCCTGCAGCGGTAATCCCGGTCCGGGCGGGTGGGGCGCTGTGATTGAATATCAGGCTGCTGAGACTGAAGTGAGTGGTGGCGAGACGGCAACAACCAATAACCGTATGGAAATGTCCGCTGCAATTTTTGCGCTGCAGGCTTTGCCTTTACGCTGTAAAGCGACCGTTTATACCGATAGCATGTATCTTCGTGATGGTGTGAGCCGGTGGATGATCAATTGGAAAAAAAATGGCTGGAAAACAGCGGATAAAAAGTCTGTAAAAAATCAAGATTTATGGTTGAAGCTTGATGAGTTATTGACATGCCATGATATTTCTTGGGAATGGGTTAAGGGGCATGCTGGCCATCCGCAGAATGAACATGCCGATGCGTTGGCGCGCAATGCTATTATTGCAGCACAAATGGGAATAACCCAGTAG
- a CDS encoding FtsW/RodA/SpoVE family cell cycle protein, producing MLGHSFSRRDNSVLGRWWWTVDRWSLGVLVMIMVVGVLLSFAASPPVADRLGLGGFFFVKRHMIMIIPALAVMLASSLLMPRNIRRLAVLVYIAGLGLMVATILTGAEVKGARRWISLGSFTLQASEFVKPVLAVISAWMMAEKLRNPTFPGLSLSFFFMFMYVFLLILQPDFGMTIVTVATWGCQLFIAGIPLFWMVLVAGIGFIGAVGAYLLLPHVTRRVDQFLDPTSGDPKHDLYQITQSLEAFKHGGIFGRGPGEGIVKKHIPDAHADFVFAVAGEEFGIIVCLLIVGLFGFVVIRSYLRVVNEQSLFVMLATAGIAFQFGMQSLVNMASTLHIIPTKGMTMPFVSYGGSSMLALGLGMGIVLALTRKRYGVIDHL from the coding sequence ATGTTAGGGCATAGTTTTTCCAGGCGCGACAATAGCGTTTTGGGACGGTGGTGGTGGACAGTTGATCGCTGGAGCCTAGGGGTTCTTGTGATGATTATGGTCGTAGGGGTCTTGTTAAGTTTTGCTGCCAGCCCCCCTGTTGCTGATCGCTTAGGGCTTGGCGGTTTTTTCTTTGTGAAGCGCCATATGATCATGATTATTCCAGCCTTAGCGGTCATGCTTGCTTCTTCTTTGCTTATGCCTCGTAATATACGTCGATTGGCAGTGTTAGTTTATATTGCAGGCTTAGGATTGATGGTTGCCACAATTTTAACCGGGGCTGAAGTGAAGGGAGCGCGGCGATGGATTAGTTTGGGCAGTTTTACGCTACAAGCATCCGAGTTTGTGAAACCAGTCTTAGCCGTTATTAGTGCTTGGATGATGGCAGAAAAGCTACGTAATCCAACTTTCCCTGGGCTTTCTTTATCTTTCTTTTTTATGTTCATGTACGTCTTTTTGCTGATTCTCCAGCCTGACTTTGGGATGACCATTGTGACAGTGGCCACCTGGGGGTGCCAATTGTTTATTGCAGGTATCCCTTTATTTTGGATGGTTTTGGTCGCAGGAATTGGTTTCATAGGGGCTGTCGGTGCTTATTTATTGTTGCCCCATGTTACGCGGCGTGTTGATCAATTCCTTGATCCCACTTCCGGTGATCCAAAACATGATCTTTACCAGATTACTCAATCCTTAGAAGCCTTTAAACACGGTGGAATTTTTGGCCGGGGGCCAGGCGAAGGGATTGTTAAAAAACATATTCCTGATGCTCATGCAGACTTTGTTTTTGCTGTCGCTGGGGAAGAATTTGGGATCATTGTCTGCTTGTTAATTGTTGGCTTGTTTGGATTTGTGGTAATTCGCTCTTATTTGCGCGTGGTCAATGAACAGAGTCTTTTTGTTATGCTAGCAACCGCCGGAATTGCCTTTCAATTTGGCATGCAGTCCTTAGTTAATATGGCTTCGACGCTTCATATTATTCCCACCAAAGGGATGACAATGCCATTTGTCAGCTATGGTGGGTCCTCTATGTTGGCCTTAGGCTTAGGAATGGGAATTGTTTTGGCATTGACGCGTAAACGCTATGGAGTAATTGATCATTTATGA
- a CDS encoding UDP-N-acetylglucosamine--N-acetylmuramyl-(pentapeptide) pyrophosphoryl-undecaprenol N-acetylglucosamine transferase gives MSTYIVLSTGGTGGHVYPALSLAAELKKQGFITELVTDMRGAIYQESDYFDHVAVLNLPKAVGVLGKIRQALYILLSAMELAFKFTSNRPSMVIGFGGYTSAPVIIAAILLRIPIIIHEQNAVLGRVNRLMGKFARKIALGMPVTRYAKAAKSVFVGNPVRQAILDVQGKTWPSEKIRLFVFGGSQGADLFGRVVPQAIALLPPAMQEKLIIVHQVRDEIRDSTLAVYDQTKIHLEALQPFFSDMPKRLSEADLIVGRAGAMTVTEISVVGRAAIFIPLKIAMDNHQYWNVKPMVDAGAAEMILETDLTPQLLVDKLMVLIESIELRQTLATKISQFCVPDSVEKFADLIKNELKDI, from the coding sequence ATGAGCACTTATATTGTTCTTTCTACAGGGGGGACAGGCGGACATGTTTATCCTGCCCTTAGCCTAGCAGCGGAATTAAAAAAACAAGGTTTTATCACTGAGCTTGTGACTGATATGCGGGGGGCTATTTATCAAGAGTCCGACTATTTTGACCACGTTGCGGTTTTGAATTTACCGAAGGCTGTGGGAGTTTTAGGTAAAATAAGGCAAGCCCTATACATTTTACTTTCTGCAATGGAGTTAGCGTTTAAGTTTACAAGCAATCGTCCCTCTATGGTTATCGGTTTTGGGGGGTACACCTCAGCGCCGGTGATCATAGCGGCAATTTTACTTCGTATTCCTATCATTATCCATGAACAAAATGCAGTTTTGGGTCGGGTCAATCGCCTTATGGGGAAGTTTGCGCGGAAAATTGCCCTTGGCATGCCGGTTACTCGCTATGCTAAGGCTGCAAAGTCAGTTTTTGTTGGTAACCCGGTGCGTCAGGCAATTTTAGATGTCCAGGGCAAGACTTGGCCTTCCGAAAAAATTCGTCTGTTTGTTTTTGGTGGCAGTCAAGGGGCGGACTTATTTGGTCGCGTGGTGCCCCAAGCAATTGCCTTATTACCCCCAGCAATGCAAGAGAAACTTATAATTGTGCATCAAGTGCGTGATGAAATTCGCGATTCTACCCTGGCAGTCTACGATCAAACAAAGATTCATTTGGAGGCGTTACAACCTTTTTTTTCGGATATGCCAAAACGCTTATCGGAGGCAGATTTAATTGTGGGTCGAGCAGGGGCGATGACTGTCACTGAAATTTCGGTTGTGGGCCGTGCTGCAATTTTTATCCCCTTAAAAATTGCGATGGATAACCATCAATATTGGAATGTTAAGCCTATGGTTGACGCCGGTGCAGCTGAGATGATTCTAGAAACAGATCTAACGCCTCAACTATTGGTTGACAAATTAATGGTACTGATAGAGTCAATAGAATTGCGGCAGACACTCGCGACTAAAATAAGTCAGTTTTGTGTCCCGGATTCTGTGGAAAAGTTTGCAGATCTCATTAAGAATGAATTGAAAGATATTTAA
- a CDS encoding isovaleryl-CoA dehydrogenase: MTDFDFDLGETANSVRDMVRQFASEKIAPRAAEIDHTNEFPRDLWPELGQLGLLGITVSEEFSGSGMGYLEHVLVMEELSRASASVGLSYGAHSNLCVNQISLNGNADQKRKYLPKLISGEHVGALAMSEPGAGSDVVSMCLKADKVDGGYLLNGNKMWITNGPDAEVLVVYAKTDMTAGSKGITAFLVEKGYQGFSTAQKLDKLGMRGSNTCELVFENCFVPEENILGVVNRGVKVLMSGLDYERAVLAGGPLGIMSAALDYCLPYVRDRQQFGKAIGEFQLIQGKIADMYTTLNSSRAYVYAVAKACDRKRVTRQDAAAAILLAAENATKVSLDAIQIFGGMGYINETPTGRLLRDAKLYEIGAGTSEIRRMLIGRELFAAA, encoded by the coding sequence ATGACCGATTTTGATTTCGACCTTGGAGAAACAGCAAACAGCGTTCGGGATATGGTTCGTCAGTTTGCCTCAGAAAAAATCGCTCCACGGGCGGCTGAAATTGATCATACAAATGAATTTCCACGCGATCTTTGGCCTGAATTGGGACAATTAGGGTTATTGGGAATCACCGTTTCAGAAGAATTTAGTGGTTCGGGTATGGGATATTTAGAACACGTGTTGGTTATGGAGGAACTGTCTCGGGCGTCGGCCTCTGTGGGATTGAGTTATGGGGCGCATTCTAACTTATGCGTGAACCAAATTTCTCTGAATGGTAATGCTGACCAAAAACGTAAGTACTTGCCAAAACTTATTTCCGGGGAGCATGTAGGTGCCTTAGCAATGAGTGAACCTGGGGCAGGGTCCGATGTGGTCAGTATGTGTTTAAAGGCCGATAAAGTAGATGGCGGTTATTTGCTCAATGGCAATAAAATGTGGATTACCAATGGTCCAGATGCTGAGGTGCTGGTGGTGTATGCTAAAACCGATATGACCGCCGGGTCGAAAGGTATTACAGCGTTTCTTGTGGAAAAGGGTTATCAAGGTTTTTCGACAGCTCAAAAGCTGGATAAACTTGGGATGCGGGGATCAAATACCTGTGAATTGGTTTTTGAGAATTGCTTTGTTCCGGAAGAAAATATTCTGGGAGTGGTCAACAGGGGTGTCAAAGTCTTAATGAGTGGCCTTGATTATGAACGTGCCGTATTGGCAGGAGGACCGCTTGGAATCATGAGTGCCGCCTTAGATTATTGCTTGCCTTATGTGCGCGACCGTCAGCAATTTGGTAAAGCTATCGGTGAATTCCAGCTTATTCAAGGCAAAATTGCCGACATGTATACCACCTTAAATTCATCCAGGGCGTATGTTTATGCCGTTGCCAAAGCTTGTGATCGCAAACGCGTCACACGCCAGGATGCAGCGGCTGCGATTTTACTAGCGGCTGAAAATGCAACCAAAGTCTCTTTAGATGCCATTCAAATTTTTGGTGGCATGGGTTATATCAATGAAACCCCAACAGGTCGATTATTACGGGATGCTAAGCTATACGAAATTGGGGCGGGTACCTCAGAGATTCGACGGATGTTGATTGGGCGCGAGCTTTTTGCAGCGGCGTAA
- a CDS encoding metallopeptidase family protein, with translation MAGKKVKLSIVSGRNETAEMPDLADLYTMAYKTLASLPDKFKPFVKNLLVRVENFADEETIKNLRLTDKYDLLGLYRGVPLPLKATPASGNLPDIIYLYRCPLIKYASDNSEKVEEIVHHVMIHEIGHHFGYNDNDVDWLSKLEDGGRNRD, from the coding sequence ATGGCTGGCAAGAAAGTTAAATTATCAATCGTGAGTGGACGCAATGAAACAGCTGAAATGCCCGATCTTGCTGATCTATATACGATGGCATATAAGACGCTGGCATCTCTGCCCGACAAGTTTAAGCCATTCGTCAAAAATTTACTCGTCAGGGTGGAAAATTTTGCGGATGAGGAAACCATCAAAAATCTCCGTCTTACGGACAAGTACGATTTACTAGGGCTTTACCGAGGTGTTCCTCTTCCCCTTAAAGCAACCCCCGCCTCCGGTAATTTACCAGATATTATTTATCTTTATCGTTGCCCGTTGATCAAATACGCGAGCGACAACAGTGAAAAAGTAGAAGAAATCGTGCATCATGTTATGATTCATGAAATTGGCCATCATTTTGGCTATAATGATAACGATGTTGATTGGCTAAGTAAGTTGGAAGATGGTGGTCGCAACAGGGATTGA
- a CDS encoding 4a-hydroxytetrahydrobiopterin dehydratase — MVDILEKNRLPIELEQLNGWVLSSDGRSINKSFKFKDFSEAFAFMMRIALLAESHNHHPEWFNVYNRVDICLTTHAAEGVTIKDLTLAKLIEDLLK; from the coding sequence ATGGTCGATATCCTAGAAAAAAATCGCTTACCGATCGAGTTAGAACAACTTAATGGTTGGGTTCTATCATCAGATGGTCGTTCTATAAATAAATCATTTAAGTTTAAAGATTTTTCCGAAGCATTTGCTTTCATGATGCGGATTGCCTTGCTCGCTGAAAGCCATAATCATCACCCCGAATGGTTTAACGTTTATAATCGTGTCGATATTTGTTTAACCACCCACGCAGCAGAAGGTGTTACGATAAAAGACCTTACTCTTGCTAAACTTATTGAGGATTTGTTGAAATGA
- a CDS encoding EAL domain-containing protein — MTIENEQPLDPSTEILTALDHIKPTASSFKAIMFHTSKFTLFNREPKRIDFALEEATRIFSPIKGLVYKLKNHNLVCIIQRNAVISIERCISQLKRTLPADPILNEGHKKDGFYTVFDLGTQWEDFAEAVHEIENDPIYSSVKKQADGTTTQLITNGINLDTLANIEKILTNSNLLSYLRRQPIYWYDGKDKPRKIASHLFLSMQALQDSLAISDPIMANTWLFKHITTLLDKQTINFLPQLLSHNSIENIHANINLRSIVTPAFHKFLHNYNKDKPLSFCIDIVDYMAHPDVLEFAHDLLGQKNCRIIISSINAAHLAVIKLDKIPANVFKINWSPPIMERKDDLKALIKEIGAYRLILHRCETEQDIQAGLECGIEQFQGFGIDKILKKDTIE, encoded by the coding sequence ATGACCATTGAAAATGAACAACCTTTGGACCCATCGACAGAAATCTTAACGGCCCTTGATCACATTAAACCAACAGCATCATCCTTCAAAGCTATCATGTTCCACACGAGTAAATTCACGTTATTCAACAGAGAACCAAAACGCATCGACTTTGCCTTAGAAGAAGCAACCAGAATATTTTCCCCTATTAAGGGATTAGTCTATAAACTAAAAAACCACAATCTGGTATGCATTATTCAACGAAATGCCGTTATTTCTATTGAGCGGTGTATTTCCCAGCTAAAGAGAACCCTCCCAGCCGATCCTATTTTAAATGAGGGCCATAAAAAAGATGGTTTCTACACAGTCTTTGACCTTGGCACGCAATGGGAAGATTTTGCTGAAGCTGTGCATGAGATCGAGAATGATCCAATTTACTCAAGTGTGAAAAAACAAGCTGATGGCACCACCACGCAGCTTATAACCAATGGGATAAATTTAGATACATTAGCAAACATTGAGAAAATTTTAACCAATTCTAATTTACTCTCTTATCTTAGGCGGCAACCTATTTATTGGTATGATGGAAAAGATAAACCGCGAAAGATTGCAAGCCATCTTTTTCTATCCATGCAAGCTCTCCAGGACTCCTTGGCTATCAGTGACCCCATTATGGCAAACACTTGGCTTTTCAAACATATTACGACATTATTGGATAAACAAACCATCAATTTCCTGCCACAGTTACTCAGTCACAATAGTATTGAAAATATTCATGCGAATATAAATTTAAGGTCTATCGTCACACCCGCCTTCCATAAGTTTCTTCATAATTATAATAAAGATAAGCCTTTGTCATTCTGCATCGACATCGTTGATTATATGGCGCATCCAGATGTCCTTGAATTCGCCCATGATCTGTTAGGCCAAAAAAATTGTCGAATTATTATTAGCAGTATTAACGCTGCGCATCTTGCTGTGATAAAGCTCGACAAAATCCCAGCAAATGTTTTTAAAATAAATTGGTCACCCCCAATTATGGAAAGAAAAGACGACCTTAAAGCTTTAATTAAAGAGATTGGGGCTTATCGTCTTATTCTTCATCGCTGTGAAACCGAACAGGATATCCAAGCAGGCTTAGAATGTGGTATTGAACAATTCCAGGGATTCGGCATCGATAAAATTCTAAAAAAGGACACGATAGAATAA
- a CDS encoding pyridoxal phosphate-dependent aminotransferase, whose product MSYLATRLSLIQPSPTLAMTAKAAQMKSEGIDVIALSAGEPDFDTPEFIKEAAKTALDRGMTKYTPVDGLADLKKAIQSKLQKDNGLEYGLDQIMASTGGKQVIFNGLMATLNAGDEVIIPAPYWVSYPDMVNLFGGIPKIIRCPESAGFKLTPDLLEKAITLNTKWIILNSPSNPTGELYSAEDLKALSEVLVRHPQVMILCDDIYEYLVYDNQKFVTLATLCPELKDRCLIVNGVSKSYSMTGWRLGYGAGPKPLIKAMTMLQSQSTSNPSSITQAAAIAAIKGDRTFLADWCQSFAARRDLTAKLINDIPGLSCRIPNGAFYLYINCDGLIGKTMPNGQMIETDNQFAQYLLSEVYVAVVSGDAFGLSPYFRISYATSEKILIEACKRIRTAVEKLT is encoded by the coding sequence ATGTCCTATTTAGCCACCAGACTCTCTCTAATTCAACCATCACCCACGCTTGCTATGACAGCTAAGGCGGCACAGATGAAATCCGAAGGAATTGATGTTATTGCGCTTAGCGCTGGGGAGCCTGATTTTGACACCCCTGAATTTATTAAAGAGGCTGCTAAGACCGCTTTGGACCGGGGGATGACTAAATACACGCCGGTGGATGGATTGGCCGATCTTAAAAAAGCAATTCAATCTAAATTGCAAAAAGATAACGGCCTCGAGTATGGTCTGGATCAGATCATGGCAAGTACAGGTGGGAAGCAAGTTATTTTTAATGGATTGATGGCAACCTTGAATGCTGGAGATGAAGTCATTATTCCTGCACCTTATTGGGTGTCTTATCCTGATATGGTCAATCTTTTCGGAGGGATTCCAAAGATTATTCGGTGTCCAGAATCGGCTGGGTTTAAGTTAACCCCTGACCTTTTAGAAAAGGCCATTACGCTTAATACAAAGTGGATCATTTTGAACTCGCCGTCCAATCCAACGGGCGAACTTTACTCTGCTGAGGATTTAAAGGCATTGAGTGAAGTATTGGTCCGTCATCCGCAGGTAATGATTTTATGTGATGATATTTATGAATACTTGGTTTATGACAATCAAAAATTTGTCACTTTAGCCACCTTATGTCCCGAATTAAAAGATCGTTGCTTAATTGTCAATGGTGTTTCCAAATCCTATTCCATGACTGGCTGGCGCTTAGGGTATGGTGCCGGGCCAAAGCCATTGATTAAGGCCATGACCATGCTGCAATCTCAAAGTACATCTAACCCCTCTTCTATTACTCAAGCAGCCGCGATCGCAGCAATTAAGGGGGACAGAACATTTTTAGCTGATTGGTGTCAATCGTTCGCTGCGAGACGCGACCTGACGGCAAAATTAATTAATGATATTCCAGGCTTATCTTGCCGTATTCCGAATGGCGCCTTTTATTTATACATTAATTGCGATGGTCTTATTGGTAAGACAATGCCGAATGGGCAAATGATCGAGACTGATAATCAATTCGCCCAGTATCTATTGTCTGAAGTGTATGTGGCCGTGGTGAGCGGGGATGCATTTGGTTTGTCACCTTATTTCCGTATTTCCTATGCAACATCTGAGAAAATCTTAATCGAGGCCTGTAAACGGATTCGCACAGCGGTGGAAAAATTAACCTAA
- a CDS encoding Fic family protein → MNNNKSNNYSQKITFFQERKLPEAATLAGYAYLVNAYHLPVPLPIKLSAISNHHKFYEKDNWKILTPRHAPAPTLEGHLIFALKYEGVDLAVLKKLFDIISPYEIEEIVERHPTSSYSRRLWFLYEWLTGKLLKLPNVTTGNYTNALDTDLQYGIPGTKSPRHRVNNNLPGTKEFCPLVFKTETLEIYRQKSLDEKAKITIGKVSASILARTASFLLLKDSKSSYAIEGEEKLHTRIQRWGRAIGEAGKQPLNLDELLRLQKIVIGDDRFLKLGLRDEGGFVGEHEQLTRLPLPEHISARHEDLSSLMKGLFLFNLRSLQNFDPVIAATCIAFGFIYIHPFADGNGRLHRYLIHHILAEMKFSPTGLIFPISAAILERIDDYRTVLESYSQRLLPLIEWEPTPTMNVHVLNDTADFYRYFDATLHAEFLYACVEKTINVDLPQEIDFLQRYDAFKQQVTAFLELPSSKIDLLFNFLKQNEGTLSKRALQKEFSALQADEIDRLEQIYKESFVEHY, encoded by the coding sequence ATGAATAACAATAAAAGTAATAATTATTCACAAAAAATAACGTTTTTTCAGGAACGGAAGCTACCGGAAGCTGCCACCTTGGCAGGATACGCCTATTTGGTTAATGCTTACCACCTGCCCGTTCCTCTCCCAATAAAATTATCAGCCATCAGTAATCACCATAAATTCTATGAAAAAGACAATTGGAAAATCTTAACGCCGCGCCATGCACCCGCACCGACTTTAGAAGGGCATCTAATTTTTGCTTTGAAATATGAAGGGGTAGACTTAGCCGTTCTAAAAAAATTATTTGATATCATTTCTCCGTATGAGATTGAGGAAATTGTTGAACGTCATCCCACCAGCAGCTATTCTCGACGTCTGTGGTTTTTATATGAATGGTTGACTGGAAAATTGTTAAAATTGCCGAACGTAACAACTGGCAATTACACCAATGCCCTTGATACTGACCTGCAATACGGCATTCCAGGTACGAAATCCCCCCGACACCGAGTAAATAATAATTTACCCGGCACAAAAGAATTTTGCCCCCTCGTTTTCAAAACGGAAACTCTTGAGATTTATCGTCAAAAAAGTTTGGATGAAAAAGCAAAAATCACCATCGGAAAAGTATCGGCTAGCATTTTGGCCAGGACAGCCTCTTTTTTACTGCTCAAAGATTCAAAATCCAGCTATGCCATCGAGGGAGAAGAAAAGCTCCATACCCGCATTCAACGATGGGGCCGTGCTATTGGAGAGGCAGGGAAACAACCGCTCAATTTAGATGAGCTGTTACGGTTACAAAAGATTGTTATCGGAGACGACCGCTTTTTAAAATTAGGTCTGCGCGATGAGGGCGGATTTGTTGGTGAACACGAACAACTGACGCGTCTTCCATTACCTGAGCATATCAGTGCTCGCCATGAAGATTTGTCTTCTTTGATGAAAGGTTTGTTCTTATTCAATCTTAGATCACTCCAGAATTTCGACCCTGTCATTGCGGCCACCTGTATTGCATTTGGGTTTATCTATATCCACCCGTTTGCAGATGGGAATGGACGACTCCATCGTTATTTAATTCACCATATTCTAGCTGAAATGAAATTCAGTCCGACGGGCTTAATTTTCCCTATTTCAGCGGCTATTCTTGAACGCATCGATGATTATCGCACAGTTCTTGAAAGTTACTCCCAACGTCTGTTACCACTTATAGAATGGGAACCCACCCCGACCATGAATGTTCACGTCTTAAATGATACAGCAGATTTCTACCGCTATTTTGATGCGACATTACACGCTGAATTTCTTTATGCTTGCGTTGAAAAAACAATTAACGTGGATTTACCGCAAGAGATTGACTTCCTTCAGCGCTATGATGCCTTTAAACAGCAAGTCACAGCGTTTCTAGAACTTCCATCCTCGAAAATTGATTTGCTGTTTAATTTCCTAAAACAAAATGAGGGCACGCTCTCAAAACGCGCCCTCCAAAAGGAATTTTCTGCTCTACAAGCTGACGAAATTGATCGTTTAGAACAGATTTATAAAGAAAGCTTCGTTGAGCACTATTGA